The Xenopus laevis strain J_2021 chromosome 7S, Xenopus_laevis_v10.1, whole genome shotgun sequence genome includes a window with the following:
- the LOC108697842 gene encoding rho guanine nucleotide exchange factor 19 isoform X1 codes for MDLSCRKRSCTTSPPPIEVTVKRCFSCPETTKPLVPLRPIKPLAGFFYPRKSFKRLGGNKWRSYEDVQLRVQTSQPKIFEQIEEGDHAGSVFFSNPLYEPPEPESRAATPTPAPSCSAPAIDGTTRASPSAPSLCCNQAEQDPSESGIFGRFRHKDPSKRQRRESKFVHTQPLYQDYWLHHAKEDTYGHGSFSLDSSLSFAGLLSSSLAGGSPVQMSSQVHSSSLWQDLPKVKKQKIMDKMTPHQRQLQETIFEVLTSEASYQRSLSLAINHFQNSRKLSECLGATDQHTLFSNLPAVWEVSQRYQSVRPIVITSPFPAPIRFLQNLEEALERDIFLRDTGKLILLHCPEFHRVYIPYVTNQMYQENLMQRLVKENGRFLQVLQKLEEKSECKRQSLKSFLILPFQRITRLKILLENILKLAQDDLELADSARRSLAAVGQIVTACNEGVKRMKEIEDLVLLEKQVEFSNTKFFPLISRGRVLLKHGELVQIFFQEMGPGHRHRLSTKPIYVHLFSDLLMMSRTEYGRYLVEDYTSRGQVKADNFRAKQLGLPDFTFLLRLRPSHAGVNCEYILKSSSETEKQQWISLINGQMCPALSC; via the exons ATGGATCTGTCCTGTAGGAAACGTTCCTGCACCACTTCTCCCCCCCCCATAGAGGTGACGGTGAAGAGATGTTTCTCGTGCCCTGAGACCACCAAACCCCTCGTGCCCCTGCGCCCCATCAAACCCCTGGCCGGATTCTTTTACCCCAGGAAATCCTTCAAGCGCTTGGGGGGGAACAAGTGGCGCTCGTACGAGGACGTGCAACTGCGGGTTCAGACTTCCCAACCCAAGATCTTTGAGCAGATAGAGG AAGGAGATCATGCTGGCTCCGTGTTCTTCTCCAATCCTCTGTATGAGCCCCCCGAACCTGAGAGCCGCGCAGCTACCCCCACCCCGGCGCCATCTTGCTCAGCACCAGCCATAGATGGGACCACCAGGGCGTCACCGTCTGCCCCCTCGCTGTGTTGTAACCAAGCCGAGCAGGACCCCTCAGAGTCAGG GATATTTGGAAGATTCCGGCACAAAGATCCCAGCAAGCGCCAAAGGAGAGAGTCCAAGTTTGTGCACACGC AGCCCCTCTATCAGGATTACTGGTTGCACCATGCCAAGGAGGATACCTACGGGCACGGCTCCTTCTCTCTGGATTCCTCCCTTTCATTTGCCGGCCTGCTCTCTTCTTCCCTTGCCGGAGGATCCCCTGTTCAAATGAGCTCCCAGGTCCACTCCTCCTCCCTATGGCAAGATCTCCCCAAAGTGAAGAAACAGAAGATCATGGACAAAATGACCCCCCATCAGAGGCAACTGCAGGAG ACCATATTTGAAGTGTTGACGTCGGAGGCCTCGTACCAGCGCAGTTTGTCATTGGCTATAAACCATTTCCAGAATTCCCGCAAACTCTCCGAATGCCTCGGCGCCACCGACCAGCACACCCTCTTCTCCAACCTTCCTGCCGTCTGGGAAGTGAGTCAGAG GTACCAGTCTGTCCGGCCCATAGTCATAACCAGCCCTTTTCCTGCTCCAATCAGATTCCTGCAGAATCTGGAAGAGGCTCTGGAGAGGGACATTTTCCTGCGGGACACGGGGAAGCTGATCCTGCTGCACTGCCCAGAGTTCCACCGGGTCTACATCCCCTACGTGACCAACCAGATGTACCAGGAGAACCTGATGCAGAGACTTGT GAAGGAGAACGGGAGGTTCCTGCAGGTCCTACAGAAGCTGGAGGAGAAGTCTGAGTGCAAGAGGCAAAGTCTCAAGTCTTTCCTGATCCTCCCCTTCCAGAGAATAACCCGCCTGAAGATCCTGCTGGAG AACATTCTGAAGTTGGCACAAGATGACCTGGAACTGGCAGATTCTGCAAGGAGGTCTCTGGCAGCTGTTGGGCAG ATTGTAACCGCCTGTAATGAGGGGGTGAAGCGCATGAAGGAGATCGAAGACTTGGTGCTTCTGGAGAAACAAGTGGAGTTCAGCAACACAAAG TTCTTCCCCCTCATCTCTAGGGGTCGGGTCCTTCTGAAACACGGAGAACTCGTACAGATATTCTTTCAGGAGATGGGCCCTGGTCACCGGCACCGACTCTCCACCAAACCCATCTATGTCCATCTCTTTAGTGACCTCCTGATGATGAGCAGAACCGA GTACGGGCGCTACTTGGTGGAGGACTATACCAGCAGGGGGCAAGTGAAAGCCGATAACTTCCGGGCCAAACAGTTGGGGCTCCCAGATTTCACCTTCCTGCTGAGACTGAGGCCCAGCCACGCTGGAGTAAACTGCGAGTATATACTGAAAAGCAGCAGCGA AACAGAGAAGCAGCAGTGGATTTCTCTCATTAATGGCCAGATGTGCCCGGCGCTCAGCTGCTGA
- the LOC108697842 gene encoding rho guanine nucleotide exchange factor 19 isoform X2, which yields MDLSCRKRSCTTSPPPIEVTVKRCFSCPETTKPLVPLRPIKPLAGFFYPRKSFKRLGGNKWRSYEDVQLRVQTSQPKIFEQIEGDHAGSVFFSNPLYEPPEPESRAATPTPAPSCSAPAIDGTTRASPSAPSLCCNQAEQDPSESGIFGRFRHKDPSKRQRRESKFVHTQPLYQDYWLHHAKEDTYGHGSFSLDSSLSFAGLLSSSLAGGSPVQMSSQVHSSSLWQDLPKVKKQKIMDKMTPHQRQLQETIFEVLTSEASYQRSLSLAINHFQNSRKLSECLGATDQHTLFSNLPAVWEVSQRYQSVRPIVITSPFPAPIRFLQNLEEALERDIFLRDTGKLILLHCPEFHRVYIPYVTNQMYQENLMQRLVKENGRFLQVLQKLEEKSECKRQSLKSFLILPFQRITRLKILLENILKLAQDDLELADSARRSLAAVGQIVTACNEGVKRMKEIEDLVLLEKQVEFSNTKFFPLISRGRVLLKHGELVQIFFQEMGPGHRHRLSTKPIYVHLFSDLLMMSRTEYGRYLVEDYTSRGQVKADNFRAKQLGLPDFTFLLRLRPSHAGVNCEYILKSSSETEKQQWISLINGQMCPALSC from the exons ATGGATCTGTCCTGTAGGAAACGTTCCTGCACCACTTCTCCCCCCCCCATAGAGGTGACGGTGAAGAGATGTTTCTCGTGCCCTGAGACCACCAAACCCCTCGTGCCCCTGCGCCCCATCAAACCCCTGGCCGGATTCTTTTACCCCAGGAAATCCTTCAAGCGCTTGGGGGGGAACAAGTGGCGCTCGTACGAGGACGTGCAACTGCGGGTTCAGACTTCCCAACCCAAGATCTTTGAGCAGATAGAGG GAGATCATGCTGGCTCCGTGTTCTTCTCCAATCCTCTGTATGAGCCCCCCGAACCTGAGAGCCGCGCAGCTACCCCCACCCCGGCGCCATCTTGCTCAGCACCAGCCATAGATGGGACCACCAGGGCGTCACCGTCTGCCCCCTCGCTGTGTTGTAACCAAGCCGAGCAGGACCCCTCAGAGTCAGG GATATTTGGAAGATTCCGGCACAAAGATCCCAGCAAGCGCCAAAGGAGAGAGTCCAAGTTTGTGCACACGC AGCCCCTCTATCAGGATTACTGGTTGCACCATGCCAAGGAGGATACCTACGGGCACGGCTCCTTCTCTCTGGATTCCTCCCTTTCATTTGCCGGCCTGCTCTCTTCTTCCCTTGCCGGAGGATCCCCTGTTCAAATGAGCTCCCAGGTCCACTCCTCCTCCCTATGGCAAGATCTCCCCAAAGTGAAGAAACAGAAGATCATGGACAAAATGACCCCCCATCAGAGGCAACTGCAGGAG ACCATATTTGAAGTGTTGACGTCGGAGGCCTCGTACCAGCGCAGTTTGTCATTGGCTATAAACCATTTCCAGAATTCCCGCAAACTCTCCGAATGCCTCGGCGCCACCGACCAGCACACCCTCTTCTCCAACCTTCCTGCCGTCTGGGAAGTGAGTCAGAG GTACCAGTCTGTCCGGCCCATAGTCATAACCAGCCCTTTTCCTGCTCCAATCAGATTCCTGCAGAATCTGGAAGAGGCTCTGGAGAGGGACATTTTCCTGCGGGACACGGGGAAGCTGATCCTGCTGCACTGCCCAGAGTTCCACCGGGTCTACATCCCCTACGTGACCAACCAGATGTACCAGGAGAACCTGATGCAGAGACTTGT GAAGGAGAACGGGAGGTTCCTGCAGGTCCTACAGAAGCTGGAGGAGAAGTCTGAGTGCAAGAGGCAAAGTCTCAAGTCTTTCCTGATCCTCCCCTTCCAGAGAATAACCCGCCTGAAGATCCTGCTGGAG AACATTCTGAAGTTGGCACAAGATGACCTGGAACTGGCAGATTCTGCAAGGAGGTCTCTGGCAGCTGTTGGGCAG ATTGTAACCGCCTGTAATGAGGGGGTGAAGCGCATGAAGGAGATCGAAGACTTGGTGCTTCTGGAGAAACAAGTGGAGTTCAGCAACACAAAG TTCTTCCCCCTCATCTCTAGGGGTCGGGTCCTTCTGAAACACGGAGAACTCGTACAGATATTCTTTCAGGAGATGGGCCCTGGTCACCGGCACCGACTCTCCACCAAACCCATCTATGTCCATCTCTTTAGTGACCTCCTGATGATGAGCAGAACCGA GTACGGGCGCTACTTGGTGGAGGACTATACCAGCAGGGGGCAAGTGAAAGCCGATAACTTCCGGGCCAAACAGTTGGGGCTCCCAGATTTCACCTTCCTGCTGAGACTGAGGCCCAGCCACGCTGGAGTAAACTGCGAGTATATACTGAAAAGCAGCAGCGA AACAGAGAAGCAGCAGTGGATTTCTCTCATTAATGGCCAGATGTGCCCGGCGCTCAGCTGCTGA
- the LOC108697842 gene encoding rho guanine nucleotide exchange factor 19 isoform X3 has protein sequence MDLSCRKRSCTTSPPPIEVTVKRCFSCPETTKPLVPLRPIKPLAGFFYPRKSFKRLGGNKWRSYEDVQLRVQTSQPKIFEQIEEGDHAGSVFFSNPLYEPPEPESRAATPTPAPSCSAPAIDGTTRASPSAPSLCCNQAEQDPSESGIFGRFRHKDPSKRQRRESKFVHTQPLYQDYWLHHAKEDTYGHGSFSLDSSLSFAGLLSSSLAGGSPVQMSSQVHSSSLWQDLPKVKKQKIMDKMTPHQRQLQETIFEVLTSEASYQRSLSLAINHFQNSRKLSECLGATDQHTLFSNLPAVWEVSQRFLQNLEEALERDIFLRDTGKLILLHCPEFHRVYIPYVTNQMYQENLMQRLVKENGRFLQVLQKLEEKSECKRQSLKSFLILPFQRITRLKILLENILKLAQDDLELADSARRSLAAVGQIVTACNEGVKRMKEIEDLVLLEKQVEFSNTKFFPLISRGRVLLKHGELVQIFFQEMGPGHRHRLSTKPIYVHLFSDLLMMSRTEYGRYLVEDYTSRGQVKADNFRAKQLGLPDFTFLLRLRPSHAGVNCEYILKSSSETEKQQWISLINGQMCPALSC, from the exons ATGGATCTGTCCTGTAGGAAACGTTCCTGCACCACTTCTCCCCCCCCCATAGAGGTGACGGTGAAGAGATGTTTCTCGTGCCCTGAGACCACCAAACCCCTCGTGCCCCTGCGCCCCATCAAACCCCTGGCCGGATTCTTTTACCCCAGGAAATCCTTCAAGCGCTTGGGGGGGAACAAGTGGCGCTCGTACGAGGACGTGCAACTGCGGGTTCAGACTTCCCAACCCAAGATCTTTGAGCAGATAGAGG AAGGAGATCATGCTGGCTCCGTGTTCTTCTCCAATCCTCTGTATGAGCCCCCCGAACCTGAGAGCCGCGCAGCTACCCCCACCCCGGCGCCATCTTGCTCAGCACCAGCCATAGATGGGACCACCAGGGCGTCACCGTCTGCCCCCTCGCTGTGTTGTAACCAAGCCGAGCAGGACCCCTCAGAGTCAGG GATATTTGGAAGATTCCGGCACAAAGATCCCAGCAAGCGCCAAAGGAGAGAGTCCAAGTTTGTGCACACGC AGCCCCTCTATCAGGATTACTGGTTGCACCATGCCAAGGAGGATACCTACGGGCACGGCTCCTTCTCTCTGGATTCCTCCCTTTCATTTGCCGGCCTGCTCTCTTCTTCCCTTGCCGGAGGATCCCCTGTTCAAATGAGCTCCCAGGTCCACTCCTCCTCCCTATGGCAAGATCTCCCCAAAGTGAAGAAACAGAAGATCATGGACAAAATGACCCCCCATCAGAGGCAACTGCAGGAG ACCATATTTGAAGTGTTGACGTCGGAGGCCTCGTACCAGCGCAGTTTGTCATTGGCTATAAACCATTTCCAGAATTCCCGCAAACTCTCCGAATGCCTCGGCGCCACCGACCAGCACACCCTCTTCTCCAACCTTCCTGCCGTCTGGGAAGTGAGTCAGAG ATTCCTGCAGAATCTGGAAGAGGCTCTGGAGAGGGACATTTTCCTGCGGGACACGGGGAAGCTGATCCTGCTGCACTGCCCAGAGTTCCACCGGGTCTACATCCCCTACGTGACCAACCAGATGTACCAGGAGAACCTGATGCAGAGACTTGT GAAGGAGAACGGGAGGTTCCTGCAGGTCCTACAGAAGCTGGAGGAGAAGTCTGAGTGCAAGAGGCAAAGTCTCAAGTCTTTCCTGATCCTCCCCTTCCAGAGAATAACCCGCCTGAAGATCCTGCTGGAG AACATTCTGAAGTTGGCACAAGATGACCTGGAACTGGCAGATTCTGCAAGGAGGTCTCTGGCAGCTGTTGGGCAG ATTGTAACCGCCTGTAATGAGGGGGTGAAGCGCATGAAGGAGATCGAAGACTTGGTGCTTCTGGAGAAACAAGTGGAGTTCAGCAACACAAAG TTCTTCCCCCTCATCTCTAGGGGTCGGGTCCTTCTGAAACACGGAGAACTCGTACAGATATTCTTTCAGGAGATGGGCCCTGGTCACCGGCACCGACTCTCCACCAAACCCATCTATGTCCATCTCTTTAGTGACCTCCTGATGATGAGCAGAACCGA GTACGGGCGCTACTTGGTGGAGGACTATACCAGCAGGGGGCAAGTGAAAGCCGATAACTTCCGGGCCAAACAGTTGGGGCTCCCAGATTTCACCTTCCTGCTGAGACTGAGGCCCAGCCACGCTGGAGTAAACTGCGAGTATATACTGAAAAGCAGCAGCGA AACAGAGAAGCAGCAGTGGATTTCTCTCATTAATGGCCAGATGTGCCCGGCGCTCAGCTGCTGA